A portion of the Girardinichthys multiradiatus isolate DD_20200921_A chromosome 23, DD_fGirMul_XY1, whole genome shotgun sequence genome contains these proteins:
- the LOC124860709 gene encoding uncharacterized protein LOC124860709 isoform X2, which translates to MMAFQVLLGGVPVKAHVGSYIPVPVGYYGAGSYMPGYDAGSQQAGAAQPPVPEAKWTIAPQSFEEASTNTQAQDPGALLPPPGPALQSGETSNVVKEAELGNYQQQTEYFGYPVDHMGPGQGFPLATQSLGVGGLWGYPSPYPLPYPFPYPDFDYRLLYGLYPPGTYTTFSREHEKGTDYFQDIHYLKEYGSNAPQTPQHPGSGQQKVFPGTT; encoded by the exons ATGATGGCTTTTCAGGTCCTACTGGG GGGTGTTCCTGTCAAAG CACATGTTGGTTCTTATATTCCTGTTCCAGTTGGGTATTATGGGGCAGGTTCCTATATGCCAGGATATGATGCTGGCTCTCAACAGGCTGGAGCTGCTCAGCCTCCAGTCCCAG AAGCAAAGTGGACCATTGCTCCTCAGTCCTTTGAGGAAGCATCAACCAACACTCAGGCCCAGGATCCTGGTGCCCTTCTCCCACCTCCAGGACCTGCCCTGCAGTCTGGAGAAACTTCCAATGTTGTGAAGGAAGCTGAACTTGGGAACTACCAGCAACAAACGGAGTACTTTGGCTACCCGGTTGACCATATGGGGCCTGGCCAGGGTTTTCCACTAGCGACACAGAGTCTTGGTGTGGGTGGCTTGTGGGGTTATCCTTCTCCCTACCCTCTTCCTTACCCATTTCCCTACCCTGATTTTGACTACAGGCTCCTGTATGGTCTGTATCCTCCTGGCACCTACACGACCTTTAGCAGAGAGCATGAGAAGGGTACAGACTACTTTCAGGACATTCACTATCTGAAGGAATATGGTTCCAATGCTCCACAGACACCACAGCACCCTGGATCTGGACAGCAGAAGGTGTTCCCTGGCACAACCTAG
- the LOC124860709 gene encoding uncharacterized protein LOC124860709 isoform X1 — MLLYLDFSMMAFQVLLGGVPVKGSVPQHQSSSGTNAGGNVASYRRVSAGHTVPVSHSAPAGVLKQDPRPSQFLQSELVFVGVSSMPEAGHTTNAGSVPVQAAHVGSYIPVPVGYYGAGSYMPGYDAGSQQAGAAQPPVPEAKWTIAPQSFEEASTNTQAQDPGALLPPPGPALQSGETSNVVKEAELGNYQQQTEYFGYPVDHMGPGQGFPLATQSLGVGGLWGYPSPYPLPYPFPYPDFDYRLLYGLYPPGTYTTFSREHEKGTDYFQDIHYLKEYGSNAPQTPQHPGSGQQKVFPGTT, encoded by the exons ATGCTGCTATATCTGGACTTTAGTATGATGGCTTTTCAGGTCCTACTGGG GGGTGTTCCTGTCAAAG GTTCAGTACCTCAACACCAGAGCAGCAGTGGCACCAATGCAGGGGGTAACGTTGCCTCTTACAGAAGAGTATCTGCTGGCCACACTGTACCTGTGTCCCACAGTGCTCCTGCAGGTGTTCTCAAACAAGATCCCAGACCATCCCAATTTTTGCAGTCAGAGCTGGTGTTTGTCGGTGTGAGCTCCATGCCTGAAGCAGGACATACTACTAATGCTGGTTCTGTTCCTGTTCAAGCAGCACATGTTGGTTCTTATATTCCTGTTCCAGTTGGGTATTATGGGGCAGGTTCCTATATGCCAGGATATGATGCTGGCTCTCAACAGGCTGGAGCTGCTCAGCCTCCAGTCCCAG AAGCAAAGTGGACCATTGCTCCTCAGTCCTTTGAGGAAGCATCAACCAACACTCAGGCCCAGGATCCTGGTGCCCTTCTCCCACCTCCAGGACCTGCCCTGCAGTCTGGAGAAACTTCCAATGTTGTGAAGGAAGCTGAACTTGGGAACTACCAGCAACAAACGGAGTACTTTGGCTACCCGGTTGACCATATGGGGCCTGGCCAGGGTTTTCCACTAGCGACACAGAGTCTTGGTGTGGGTGGCTTGTGGGGTTATCCTTCTCCCTACCCTCTTCCTTACCCATTTCCCTACCCTGATTTTGACTACAGGCTCCTGTATGGTCTGTATCCTCCTGGCACCTACACGACCTTTAGCAGAGAGCATGAGAAGGGTACAGACTACTTTCAGGACATTCACTATCTGAAGGAATATGGTTCCAATGCTCCACAGACACCACAGCACCCTGGATCTGGACAGCAGAAGGTGTTCCCTGGCACAACCTAG